The Pleuronectes platessa chromosome 23, fPlePla1.1, whole genome shotgun sequence genome contains a region encoding:
- the LOC128430287 gene encoding eukaryotic translation initiation factor 4 gamma 1-like produces the protein MIPTQVVFLGAASYESVSCVTANFQAFVTDLSHEDLDVEENLQEMVELIFKRAVKKPDSAAVFAELCQHLSEVEFQSLSDWSVSVSFRSLLVKHCQAEFMKNLDKEGIHQESWSCLKPVQDVRVTDRLREEQQNTKPSGRFLNMLRFIGELFLSKVLAEKSMHCCIRRLLKKGDGPSLEGLCQLLQMIQQDLEVVTEKEVMDTYYNQLDHMAEKGKRAPRLSLLLRETVDARKMAYSTPH, from the exons atgatcccaacacAGGTGGTctttctcggcgctgcctcctacgagtccgtcagctgcgtcACTGCAAACTTTCAAGCCTtcgtgacggatctgagtcacgaggacttGGACGTTGAGGAGAACCTGCAGGAAATGGTGGAGCtcattttcaagagggccgtgaagaaaccagactctgctgcagtcttcgcggagctgtgtcaacacctctcagaa gtggagttccagtccttgtccgactggtcagtcagcgtctccttcaggtctctgctggttaaacactgccaggcagagttcatgaAGAACTTGGACAAGGAGGGCATTCATCAAGAGAGTTGGTCCTGCCTGAAGCCAGTCCAGGACGTGAGGGTcaccgaccggctgagggaagagcaacagaaCACCAAACCTTCCGGTCGCTTCCTCAATATGCtgaggtttattggggagctgttcctctccaaggtgctggcagagaaatccatgcactgctgcatcaggaggctgttaAAGAAAGGAGACGGGCCGTCTCTTGAGGgcctctgtcagctcctccagatgatccagcaggacctggaggtggtgacggaaaaggaagtgatggacacctactataaccagctggaccatatggcagagaaagggaagagggcaccaaggctctcccttttgttgaggGAAACAGTGGATGCCAGGAAGATGGCATACTCcaccccccactaa